A stretch of DNA from Megalops cyprinoides isolate fMegCyp1 chromosome 17, fMegCyp1.pri, whole genome shotgun sequence:
gctacaTAAGCAAAAATCCCTTATGGTCATAAACCATGTTGTAAAGATGGTATGGAAAACAGCTGGCTGTCCTCTGCATGAATCACATGGCAGGCACCatcatatatttcaaatgtgacaCATCTAAACACTTTCTTTACTTAAATCACTACTTGCATTCTGCTCTTGCAAAACAGTTAAGCAGTTAAGAAAGGTGGTTCCGGAATGATTATATTCAAAAGTGGAAAACCAGCCTGTTTATATGCCCTCAAAATGTGGTCtctaaaatatttctttcttatCCAGATCAGCAAATATAAAACGTTTTGACCATGTAATTGTGTATCAGACATAatataaaaatctgtaaaagtCTGGGCCAGTTACACGGGTGTTCTGTGAACCTTGAACCTtgaaaatatgaacatgatTATCATTAACAGTAATTTCCTGACTGCTGGACTTTGAGACAGATATATGATTTATGCTTTAATGTtcaatgtacatatttttaaacagaaaagtttccaaaaaatgtgtaatgGAATTCCGCCATTTTATGAAGTTAGTATAAAGTGAATGTTATGGCTACTCGCCCATGTACAGTCTGAATACCATTTGCACATGCTcgtgtgtgactgtgaataTTGGTACATTGGAATTGCTATAGAGAATTTGTGCTTATAAAATGGCCTATGTAGTGGTTTTCTCCGTCCTAAATAGTCTGGAAGAAAATGGTCTTTCTCCTGATAACAATACGACGACACGGCAACATAAATATCTTAAACTACACACACTGGACATTTTCCATGCAGTCACTACGGGCCACGTTGATTGGCAGGCTACACATTGCTCCTTTAACACGGTTAGAATATAATGAGGAATGCAGACCAATAacggaggaggagggcaggttCTATTTTGAAGGGCGGAGTTTTCTATTCTACTTAAAGTGAAGTGGTGCAGATATTACAGGTCGGTCAAAACACGCTGCTGCATAAGAAGAGTGGATATCTACCAGCACAGAGTGCATCGATGGGGCGCAGAGATATTTAGCTATTTACCTGGGAAACACACAggtatttttttaagttgacCTCTCTCAGAATACCTATACTTCATTTAACAAAATTGCTTAATGTTTTTTACAGTTATTCTGTCGACTACCTGTCAATAGTATATGATGGAAGaaaatgctgttgtgtttttaactTCGCGGTTGCGATCTGATTCGTTCGCACGTATCGCATTTAGGCTATCCATTGTCTCCTCTGTCTAGTTCAAGATGATCTTTGCTAAAGGCGTGTAATATGTTGCCTGTGCTATGGACAAGTGAATGTACgcagattttgtgtttttttttttttttagctagaagctagacacacacacacacacacatatatatatacatagtgAAATGTTCAAATGATCAGATTGTCAGGTTCCCATGGTCATACTCAGtttatttgtttcctgtgtACTCCGTCTGTTATTTTTTAGAGACAGTATTCCATGTCTTTCCTCTGCCCCGTCATTGATGGGAAATCAACTGGATCGGATCACCCACCTGAATTACAGCGAGCTGCCCACAGGGGATCCATCAGGGATAGAGAAGGACGAATTGAGGGTCGGAGTGGCTTATTTCTTCTCGGATGAAGAGGAAGAACTGGACGACAGATCGCAGTCGGACAATTACAAAGACCAGAGCCCTAGTAAGGACGGTCACGTAGTTTTGAACGAGATAGAGTACTCAGCTTTCTGTTGCCAGGAATGCATTTTCTCCAAATTAAGAGAAAACGAAGATTTGAATATTTACTCGGTGAAAACTTTGCTCACCATGTGCAAGCCAGGGGACCTACTGGAACTTGTCGCCAACGATCAACCGCCGCATTGGGCGATTTATGACAGGAACGACCAAGTCATTCATTTGCACAAAGGCGAAATTCGCAAGGACAGCCTGTTCGAGATAAGCAATGGGCGCCTGGGCAGGATAGTGAACAACCGCTACAGATATAGACCGCTTCCCGCTGATCTAGTGATGCAGAACGCCAGTGGGCACCTAGGACTGAGCAGCGGGGAGATTTGCTGGACAAACTCTGAAAGTTTTGCTGCCTGGTGCAGGTTCGGTAAACGGGAGTTTAAAGCCGGAGGGGAAGTACACACCGGAGAACAACAATATTTTCTTAAGGTTCATCTTTCCGAAAATAACGTGCATACACTGGTGTTTCACAGTCTGGAGGATTTAATAAGAGAGAGGCGCAAGGTGGATGCCAGCGGAATCCTGAAGGAGCTGTCTCTAGTTAATGGGAAGGAGTGAGCACATTTCCGTTAATCCCCCTTTAAATACGGACCTGTTGGGACTTGCATGCCTTCAACAAGGGCTGCTCCCTAATTTGCATAGGGTGTGATCCTAGTCCAGAGAAAATCCAGTGAAAAGAAACGGTCCATGTTCAAGTGGGTAGCTGCCAGAGTTCTTACAGATGCCCTAAAATTCACCTTGTACCTTTAAAACCACATAGCACACATCTAGGTACTTAGAATATTGACATTTTCAGCTCTACAtgtcctgctgctgcagatGGTGCCTATTCACACTGCCCGTGGTTGTCAGCGAGCActgtcaatttatttttttactcttaGCTTTaatataacaaaacaatattgGCTCAAAAACATGAATCCTGGATCGTTGTTAGTTACAACTCAAGAACGGGCAGTACGTGTTTACGCAatcggtaaaaaaaaaaaaaaaaaaaaaaaaaaacattgattattGCAGTCGttgatttaaacattttttaaaaacatttctttttttttcgctcTGGTGTTAAAAGACCTGTCCATTTGCTTTGTTCTGGATcccatatttttgtatttgagtAAGTAATATATcccttgtttcattttaaataaacgtAGACTACGATATGAAATGGCCACGGTCTGTAAACTCTTGCTTGTGTTTTCACGGTGCAGAAATCAGTCGAGCAACGGTACCTCAAAGAGCACACGTGCTGAGCAAGTAGCCCTGTGTCACGTAAGTAACGCCATTCTTCGGAATATTGCGGTTAGACCTGTCAAGATGTCAAGCTATACCGGAGAGCTCTGACCATTTGATGTTTGCgatgcgatttttttttttttttttgttacaccGAGTATGTAGCACAAGTGACAAATTGTTGGTGCAACTGATGCGTAAAGGCAAGTGCTATATTTACCctcggggttttttttttttttactggtacAAAGAGTCGTTTTCTTTAGTGTAAATCAAGGTGATgatctgtaatattttaatattatgcaGACATACATCATGTTCCAACCTGCAATGGTATTCATGATTCATTTGATGCAATATCTTTAGATACACAGTTTTAATATAACAGTTATCTTCATAACAGGTATCTTCTATGTTTAATACACCAGAGAGACAGTTTTTTCATTGGAAGgtcaataaaaaaatgtgtctggTAGTTGTGCCAGtaataatgatattttgttACCAGAGTAGACCCATAATTTGGAACATAAAGTTCATGATGGTAGAGTTTTATAATCAGAGATCAATTATTAATCAAAAACCTGATGTTTTACTGTTGGAACATGGCAACAAATACTTTCCTTTAAACAAAACTATTTGAATTGCATTCCTGTTTTGCTTCACTTGGAGAGTTGGccttttcacttgtttttttgtcataacTCAACCAAGATGGTGTCTTCTGCCAGTCCTCATTTTGGAGTTCATGGTTACAAGAAAAAACTGGAGTCATTGTTACTCTGGGTCACACAAAACTAACCAGAGGCCTGAAGTACTTTACGTAAGTTGTGCTAACGCAGCCTGAATTGAATACAAACAGAGTAATACAgtaaaatgtgcacatttacaCAACAGGATATGTAAGACAGTGATAAGTTAAACTTTTCAAATAAGCCAACTGTTTAATTTGCCTAAATTTACATCCTCTGTAAATAGCCAATGTATTTTGGATGTGACATCGCCTTAACAAAAGTGACTTGGAAAAGACCCAATATAAGAGCCAGCAGTTAGTTTCATCTTGGGAAGTAATTTTGGATTgtgaatttgaaaaacaaacaaataaacaaaaaaatatcctGCATTTCCACATCAGTACAGATTTGATGACTGTGAGTCCCTGCTGGTCACAGTAAATTAACAGTCTCAGCAATACCAGCTATGTTATCatgtgaaaatatgcaaataaacaggGTGTGCTTCTGTACcgttaaaatgaaaacaagagtAACAGGTTTGtgctgctgaaaaacaaagcaatattcCCTGGTCTTTGTGCAATTCATGCTCAGACTTGAGAGTGCATGGGAAAAATTGTGGAGGTGGACAGGTAAGCGACTGGAAGTTTCAGGAAGTCTTTGCACAAAACCATTGcaaaagtgaaatataattaATTGCAACTTTTGCAATGTACTGCACTCTTTTTTCCACCAGAAATAGTCTTCTGATGGCTTCTCTAACCCACTTTTCACAGAAGACAGACAAAGAGTCAGCCCCCTGCAGGCTTTGTAGTTCCATTCCGTGACCTTTCATCTCAGTTAATGTCGGTGAGGCAATGGTTTATTTACATTGGGAATCAGGGGCACAAGGACAGGTGGAGTTTATGGGAACAATTCTCAGTCACTCGGTTTTCATGTGattggtttttctttttgaaggaaGGATTGATGTGACTAGATATGAATAGCGTTCTGGGTTCAGGCTGTCATAAGCCATAATGAATCACTGTAAACCCCCGCACTCTAAATTTGCTGATGGGCCTCTGATTAAATAGGGCCGAAAGCTTAATTTAATAACTTAAGACTACACAATCCTGTTACAATCATGTACGCCGTTTCACAGATAGATTTCTAGTAAATCGCTGCTCTGATGTCGACTTCTTCTATTAATTGTGAATGTTCAAGTCCTGAATTCATTCCCTAAGTAGCACTGGTGGAGGTTTCATTTCTATTTCAAACAAAAAGGCAATGGAGATATAGTAATGAGTTATTCACCACAGTTGGAAGCCTGTCCCAGCATGTTATCCACCTCTCTGACACAATTACACCACTGTGCACAAAAAGAGGTTGTAGCCACAGACATAACAATTACAATTTAAAGGGCAAACTTGACTGTAACAGAATACTTCAGATATGGACACATCTTGTTTGTACTGTCCTCTCACGCAGTAAAATAATAGAATGGACATagacaaaacatttaaatttgggCAGGTCCATATGGGAAAATTGgaatacatattcattttgcagGTTGACAGACTTGCTCTAACTTGTGTTCACAGTCATTGCATAATAATAGGGTGGTTTAGGCTTGGTTAAATGCACAGGTGTCAACTCACACAGGTGTCCCACCTGTAGGAGGACCTACTCAGATCTTACTTTCTCAGTACATCACCAAAGAACGTGCACTGACATGAATAGCACAGGTTGCAGTGCTAACACATACATAGCAATAGTCCTACTGCTAATTATAATcaccagcagtgtggagcatAACACAAACCTGTTGCCATCTATCAGTGTCTCTCATCTATTATAAAAAATTTACAAATTATACCCCACAGAAACCCATGTGTATAACATGGGCCCATCTTTATATAGAGTAGAGAATGGTCAGAAGTATGTTGGTTATACACAGAGCAGACCAGAAGCTGAGTGACACTTCTGGGTTGGTCACAGGGGAATGATGAAACATCCACACTCTGTACTTACAGATGAAAATAGTTTGCAGAAGAGAAATTTCTGCTCTATTTTAACAAGGTACTTTTAGGGCACTGTCTCTGCAACAGTGTAAGTGACAATTTCATACTGTTATCAAATGTATtacctaaaataaaatatgttgctCTTGGTTCATAGAGCAATATCCACATTATATaggacaaaagaaaacattgccACAACATTGCTACAGACCTTGAAAGAAGATGGTTAtcataaaaatgttgcattcCCCAGAGTGTCATGGTAGATGACATTCTAAAAACAACTTAaattgacttaaaaaaaaattggcaatTTGGCAGTTAACTAAGAATAAAGCTGAATGTCCATTAATGTGTCTGGTCCTGAAATGatggaattatttttatgtacaaatagattcagTTGTTAATTAGACTGCTGTTACTGACATTTACCATATTCCCTTGATGACAGCCAAACTGAGCCATGTTCTGAGCTCTTACCTGTGAGTGATCCAGTGTCACAAGATTAACTGTCACACATCCAAAAGGCTTAGAATTTGTTCATGGGGATCAGACTGCTCTCTCAGGaatctgcatttcacagcacagaattaATGTTAGTGCAATATTATAGCAATCTTCATGATGTATGAATACAGCCAAAGGTCCAGCAAAAGCCTGCATtatgtgaatacacacacacacacacacacacacacacacacacacacacacacacacacacacacacacacatcagctgtAGTATGTGTCTCAAAGGAAACTTTACAAGGAGAAAAcgaaataatttaatttattataggtttatatttaatattaatagtaaATAAGCTCAATGCTTACTTACTATTAATGGCTGTTCCCTCTGTGTTCCTCTTGTTCCTTGTTACTCCTTTCATATGTATTTAATGAGTCTTGTCATGACAACAGAgtacattgctctggatgagcgtctgctaaatgaatgaataaaaaatcacaatataCTGTTCCATGTTTACAACATGAGTCAGAGTGGAACAGTGATTTGTAAAAGTTGCACTCAAGCTCTCTGGACTGATCTACTGAAGAACCATGCTTGATGTTGGCCACTGTTATTGCAAACTGGACTCAGCAGAAGTAGACCCAGGAACAGGAACACTGACATGAGCAAAGATCAAATAATTATAGCTGTCACCACATAATGGTGGAGTCGTACTCTCTTGCTCTTGACACTAAAAGGAACCTGCAAAATCAATTAACATTTGTTGAAGAGCAGATTAAGTAAATAGCCCCAATAAAGAATTCATTCTCCAGAGTGGATTTCCTTCCTCTGCAGCACTGAAAATGTCTGATTAATTTCAAGCATCAGAACATTGTATAAAGCatccactccctctctcctgtaaacagaaacatgtctgcaacccccctccacctcctccttgTACACACCATCTGGACCAATCAGGCTCAGTGTGATTTCAACAATGCGCATGGCCTTTTTCACCAAGTGATGACTCCAGCATTTCTTAAAAGGTTCTCAAAAAGGCTTTCAGAACTGTCCTCTTCCTGGGTAACACAAGCCATTTATTCTACTGCTCTGTAACCTGAGTGCATGTATATCTGTTCATCCTGCAACTAAGTTATGCCAgtccttacaaaaaaaaaaaaaaaaaagctggagtGGTTCCTAGATCTAAGGGTCAGGATGTaatatttggggaaaaaaaactgaaatatacaaAGCAATGCCACGTTTCAGGAATTCccacaaatttattttcaatactGCAGGTGCTGATGTCACCTTAATTATTCACAGATGTTTCAAAGCTCCCCTCTATGGATATTCTCTGTGCTCAGTTCAAGCCCAGTACAGAATTATACTTGCTGGTAATGAACGTGATATCAAGCagaaaattacaaaagaaatCACCTATAGGAAGAGCCAGATATAAAACTGATAGTATACCATGCATACAGAAAAGCATTCCGGCAGTGAAGAAAACCATTAGATTAGCTTGGGGTAATTTTGATTACATCAGATAAtgatgctttaaaaatgtaatggctTGTCTTCTACACGGGAGTAGTCTGAATTTTTGATGGCAAGGAGTGAAACACTTTAATGGGGATATCCATTGAATATGGATATCCATCTGTTTCAGGCTTTACCATAAAATATTGCaactttgtgtgtgcatgcagactCAGCACAGCAGTGGGTAAACTGGTAAAGACCCTTGCATCTGTCTATTCCCCAGTCTCTGATCCCTGACCATTGTAGTTGCATGTTTTTGGTGTAGTCCTGGAGGGTTAGTTTGTTAGTTAAGTTGtgctacagtaaaaaaaaaccatacaAAACAATATGCAGGCATATTCTGTTGTTTCAAAGCTAAGGAGGTCTAGGTAGAGCTAGAGGTTATAATAACAGAAAAGATTATTAAATATGATgttatgaattaataaataatatatcatgtgaaataaatacattattttttcctcatatatttacttatatttatttattgatatgcTAATACAATTTTGACAAGTTTAAGTTTTTCTTTATCTAAGAAGGCTCAGTGTTGCCCAGCAGTAATCTAACTTTGCTAACTTTGGGATAGTCTTCTTGCATGTTTACACATCAATTTAATAACAGTAATACTCCAAAAGTGTTACTATACATATAAAGCAAGGTGTTGGTGCCAGAAACAATATCTAATATACAGTCCAAAtaggtgtgtcttcagtctgatGGTCAGTGAGTCTGCTATCTGCTGATTGCTGTGCTAAGCTTCTCTCATCACATGAGAGCTAAGGCAGACCATGGATGTGACCCGAATGTGCAATGGCCAGGCGTTAGTACGCAAGCTCTGATGATTGCTTGTAAAGAGAGGAGCCATTCTCCTTGCTCCTTGGTAATCTAGCACAAGTGTTTCGAAAGGAATAGAAGCCATTACCAGTGGCTAGTGGGGGGAGATAAGGGGGAGATGCAATGTGGGAATACTTTGGGAGGTTGGAGAACAGCTAAACAGTTGCATTCTAATTGAACTGCAGGGGTTTGGTTGTACAGGCAGGGAGGCCAGAAGAGAGCTGCACTAATCCAGACGAGAAAGGACCAAGGTCAGGACTACTGCAACTCTATACGATGAATTCAGTAGGTGGTGAGGAAAGGGAAGAATTCTTTTTGAATCTTTTGTACCTTGCCAAGGCCAGCTCGTTGCCTATTGTCTTGTGGCTCTTGCTGAGCTTAGAGGCAGACACTGTAGTGACATGATGGAGTGGTCTGGAGGGGGAGAGGATTGAGACTCAGGTGATGGTCAGTCATCCACATCAAGTTGCAAGTGAGGCAGGGTGAGATGCTTGATGTGATGTGTGTCAGAGGagtgaaaagggaaaaacagtTGGGTGTATCAGCATAGCACTAAtaggaaaaaatattaaaagaagTAAAGGGATTTGACAGGAGAATAAATTGCAGTGGACCAAGCACAGAGCTCTGTGGGACACCAGTTGAAAGTCTGTGTGCATTTGGGAGCAATGTATGAGATGGTTGCTGGGAGGACTTGATTGTCAACTGTCAAAGACACACAAGCAGCACACAAGTACAGAGTTATCAAGACAGAGGAGAGGCTGCTCTTGTTGAAGGAAGTGCCTTcatgagggagagaaaagcaaTTTCTGCAGAATGACCAGGCAGGTTGGTTAAGGACAAGCAGATCATTCTGGAAGACAAAATCGGACAGTTAATTAAGAGCAACACGTTCAagggttttagatagaaatggAAGAAGAAAGACTGGATGGTAGGTCCATATAGCAGATGGTTACATAGTTGATTTCACAAGCAGGTGTGTGACACAGGCTTGCTTTAAGGcaaaagaaacacttttcttTAATTTACCCCCTTTTTCTACCCAACTGCTTGTGAATACCGATTGAACATGAAGCTCATCCTACTGCAACAACCTCTTCTTGGTTCTGTCTTCGTAAACTGCTTTCTTGAATTGGAACCACAAATGGGATTTAGTTCTGGAAATTGAAATGCCTACACTGTTTACCATTCCTTTATGGACTCCAATGATTTTCAGCCAAAATGTACTGGTATTACATTTCACCTCATATTTCCCTTGTTGCTGACAAGGCCTGTAGTACTTGTGGATCAATAACCTTGATTTGACAAGTGAGTAAAAATTCCTTGCATCATCTTTGTGTAATGGTATATTACCAATTGTTCCACTGATTTCAGGAACTTCTTAGGTGCTGCAATCGACACTTGTAGGTTTAGCCCATTTTTTCAATAGTGAACTTCCAACTTATTAAACAAAACTGTGCAAATTTTTGACTGCTCTCAGACTTTAATGTTTGAATACAACAAATGGATTAATTATTTGATTGGTTTTGATTGATTAATGCATAACACCTGAGGATGTTCTGTAAGTTTTTTCAAACTTTCAGACAATGGAAATTGGATGGAAAATTAAATtcacagaattttattttgagaCCTTTTCAGGGCATGTATAAATCTAATGTCTGATTTATGTACTTTGAAGACATGCTATTATTTTGACACATGCTGTTggtctgtctgtatgtacaCAATGTCTTTTATGACATTTATTAAATCTTCTTTGAGTTGAAGTATTTATTACATGaaaagaagacagacagacaaaaaaaaaatcactgtaaaaaGGATTTCCAGAAGTCACTGCCAATGGTAACATatctcacaagcacacaagaaACTCCCCCAAACATGCTGCATCTTAACCCAGCAATGCAATTCAGGGTGTAACTAAACATCATATTCAGGGAAGATGTTGCCATAACatgaattcattattttgtcacctccctccctcacaattttgttttccatggtGTAAAGATGTCTGTGCAGAATTAATCATCCAGTTCTGAGATTGTCAGGAGTAGTGTAGGTGTTATAAACTCATGGTGTTGTCAGATGCCAGTTGacaattttgaaaataagaCATTTATGATTCATACAGGGTTACTTTTGCAACAGGCAGAAGCCAGGCAGTAATCACACTTTTTCACTTCTCCTTAATGCAGCTCTGTTCAATTTCAGTCCATATTACAGCCCTTTTGGTTTTTTAACCCTTGTTAGCTGAGTGTGAACAACACAGCAGTAACCAATACAGTTGAAGAAGTTCACTACAGGACCGAGTGGggataaaaaatgaatgtcaatGGCATTACTTCCCTGATGGATTCATAAAACCATGGGCCAGACTTCCTGTTGTGATGTGGTAGCCTTTGAAACTGCCACTGAGCAGCAGATCCAAAATCATCAGCAATAACATAAACACTAGCAAGTGCAGCGTCCATGTTTTTGCTATGCTGTCACTTCCATATGATTGTGCATTTCTTGATCATGCAATTCTTGTGGTCACCATTTTGTGGGGTGAGTGTAATATTAATTAAGACAGGTAGCATGATGACACACTGTATGTGGTGAGTACAGTTAGGAGAATTTGAACTTCATCTGAAAGTAGTGAGTTTTAAGCAATAGACAATTAAGTGCTTGTTGTCTTTCCCAGTTTTCTTCTTCCGCTGTTAGGTCCCGAAAACTGTCTGTTGAAAGGATTTCATGTCATAACTAAAGACTAAGAGGAAGAAAAGCTCAAAGATGACCGAAGAATATTTCTCCGCATTCGCACAAAACCAGCATTGTTTGTTTAGAACAAGAGCAGAAAGCAGAT
This window harbors:
- the lratd1 gene encoding protein LRATD1; this encodes MGNQLDRITHLNYSELPTGDPSGIEKDELRVGVAYFFSDEEEELDDRSQSDNYKDQSPSKDGHVVLNEIEYSAFCCQECIFSKLRENEDLNIYSVKTLLTMCKPGDLLELVANDQPPHWAIYDRNDQVIHLHKGEIRKDSLFEISNGRLGRIVNNRYRYRPLPADLVMQNASGHLGLSSGEICWTNSESFAAWCRFGKREFKAGGEVHTGEQQYFLKVHLSENNVHTLVFHSLEDLIRERRKVDASGILKELSLVNGKE